Proteins from a single region of Mus pahari chromosome 2, PAHARI_EIJ_v1.1, whole genome shotgun sequence:
- the Evx1 gene encoding homeobox even-skipped homolog protein 1 isoform X1, translating into MESRKDMVMFLDGGQLGTLVGKRVSNLSEAVSSPLPEPPEKMVPHGCLSPRGGPPTSRERGGGGQEEEPVDGLAGSAAGLGAEPRSAGAAMLGPGPPVTSADSLSGQGQPSSSDTESDFYEEIEVSCTPDCATGNAEYQHSKAPGSDALGSSPTSGSEAPKSNGGSGGSGSQGTLACSASDQMRRYRTAFTREQIARLEKEFYRENYVSRPRRCELAAALNLPETTIKVWFQNRRMKDKRQRLAMTWPHPADPAFYTYMMSHAAAAGGLPYPFPSHLPLPYYSPVGLGAASAASAAASPFSGPLRPLDTFRVLSQPYPRPELLCAFRHPPLYPGPAHGLGASAAAAAGPCSCLACHSGPANGLAPRATAAAAASDFTCASTSRSDSFLTFAPSVLSKASSVAALDQREEVPLTR; encoded by the exons CGAAGCCGTGAGCAGCCCGCTGCCTGAACCGCCAGAGAAGATGGTGCCCCACGGTTGCCTGAGCCCGCGAGGCGGCCCTCCGACTTCCCGGGAGCGTGGCGGGGGAGGCCAGGAGGAGGAGCCGGTCGATGGACTAGCAGGCAGTGCTGCAGGGCTGGGCGCCGAGCCACGGTCTGCTGGAGCGGCCATGCTTGGCCCGGGACCCCCAGTCACCTCCGCGGACAGCCTCTCTGGCCAAGGGCAACCTAGTAGCTCAGACACCGAATCGGATTTCTATGAAGAAATCGAGGTGAGCTGCACCCCGGACTGCGCCACCGGGAACGCCGAGTACCAGCACAGCAAAG CGCCAGGCTCCGATGCTCTGGGTAGCAGTCCTACCAGTGGCAGCGAGGCCCCCAAGAGTAACGGTGGCAGCGGCGGCAGCGGCTCTCAAGGCACCCTGGCCTGCAGCGCCAGTGACCAGATGCGCCGATACCGCACCGCCTTTACCCGGGAGCAGATTGCAAGGCTGGAGAAAGAGTTCTACAGGGAGAACTACGTTTCAAGACCGCGGAGATGCGAACTGGCAGCAGCCTTAAACCTTCCTGAAACTACCATCAAG gTGTGGTTTCAGAACCGGCGCATGAAGGACAAGCGTCAGCGGCTGGCCATGACGTGGCCGCACCCGGCCGACCCTGCCTTCTACACCTATATGATGAGCCACGCGGCGGCCGCGGGCGGCCTGCCCTACCCCTTCCCGTCGCACCTGCCCCTGCCCTACTACTCGCCCGTGGGCCTGGGCGCCGCATCCGCCGCCTCGGCCGCCGCCTCGCCCTTCAGCGGTCCCCTGCGCCCGCTTGACACCTTCCGTGTGCTCTCGCAGCCCTACCCGCGGCCCGAACTGCTGTGCGCCTTCCGCCACCCGCCGCTCTACCCCGGCCCGGCGCACGGACTCGGCGcctcggccgccgccgccgccgggccCTGCTCCTGCCTCGCCTGCCACAGCGGCCCGGCCAACGGGCTGGCGCCTAgggccaccgccgccgccgccgcctcagACTTCACTTGTGCCTCCACCTCCCGCTCGGACTCCTTCCTCACGTTCGCCCCCTCTGTGCTCAGCAAGGCCTCCTCCGTGGCGGCATTGGACCAGAGAGAGGAGGTGCCCCTCACCAGATAA
- the Evx1 gene encoding homeobox even-skipped homolog protein 1 isoform X2, whose translation MRRYRTAFTREQIARLEKEFYRENYVSRPRRCELAAALNLPETTIKVWFQNRRMKDKRQRLAMTWPHPADPAFYTYMMSHAAAAGGLPYPFPSHLPLPYYSPVGLGAASAASAAASPFSGPLRPLDTFRVLSQPYPRPELLCAFRHPPLYPGPAHGLGASAAAAAGPCSCLACHSGPANGLAPRATAAAAASDFTCASTSRSDSFLTFAPSVLSKASSVAALDQREEVPLTR comes from the exons ATGCGCCGATACCGCACCGCCTTTACCCGGGAGCAGATTGCAAGGCTGGAGAAAGAGTTCTACAGGGAGAACTACGTTTCAAGACCGCGGAGATGCGAACTGGCAGCAGCCTTAAACCTTCCTGAAACTACCATCAAG gTGTGGTTTCAGAACCGGCGCATGAAGGACAAGCGTCAGCGGCTGGCCATGACGTGGCCGCACCCGGCCGACCCTGCCTTCTACACCTATATGATGAGCCACGCGGCGGCCGCGGGCGGCCTGCCCTACCCCTTCCCGTCGCACCTGCCCCTGCCCTACTACTCGCCCGTGGGCCTGGGCGCCGCATCCGCCGCCTCGGCCGCCGCCTCGCCCTTCAGCGGTCCCCTGCGCCCGCTTGACACCTTCCGTGTGCTCTCGCAGCCCTACCCGCGGCCCGAACTGCTGTGCGCCTTCCGCCACCCGCCGCTCTACCCCGGCCCGGCGCACGGACTCGGCGcctcggccgccgccgccgccgggccCTGCTCCTGCCTCGCCTGCCACAGCGGCCCGGCCAACGGGCTGGCGCCTAgggccaccgccgccgccgccgcctcagACTTCACTTGTGCCTCCACCTCCCGCTCGGACTCCTTCCTCACGTTCGCCCCCTCTGTGCTCAGCAAGGCCTCCTCCGTGGCGGCATTGGACCAGAGAGAGGAGGTGCCCCTCACCAGATAA